One window of Nicotiana tomentosiformis chromosome 11, ASM39032v3, whole genome shotgun sequence genomic DNA carries:
- the LOC104115942 gene encoding pentatricopeptide repeat-containing protein At2g22410, mitochondrial, whose amino-acid sequence MHIISTSFNINCCKSLNHLRLKPLSKILSFYSSSILPCSKLPHYKTKLEISQCKWRTNHIFVQTNALLSLLEIKCKYMTQLKQIQSQMIITGLFSDGFASSRLIAFCALSEKGNLNYCKKILYNMENPNTFSWNMAIRGCGESENPKDAIFLYKQMLNMENTNTFSWNMDIRGCSVSENPKDSIFLNKQMLITKGSECICLKPDNHTFPLLLKICSRLDLYYMGQEILVHILRFGHDQDVFVHNAMIHFLVSCGKLEHANKLFDESSMRDLVSWNSLINGYVRTGRPREALMVFEKMKMASVEPDEVTIIGIVGACGQLKNLELGRRLHSYVMDTGLNIHVPLCNALIDMYVKNESVHEAKALFDRMEERTMVSWTTMISGFAKLGLLDAARRLFNEMPEKAIVQWNALIGGYVQAKCGKEALALFHEMQTMNVKPDEVTMVSCLSACAQLGALDIGFWIHHYIKKHKLCLTVSLGTALVDMYAKCGNVEKALQIFHEMPVKNSLTWTAAIGALAFHGNGRDALSYFSKMVDGGLIPDDVTFLGVLSACCHGGLVEEGQKLFAEMSANFKIPPKSKHYCCMVDLLGRAGLLHEVYEFVQRMPMAADASIWGALFFACRVHGNVEMGEKAALKLLEFDPGDSGTYVLLANMYVEANMRFKARDVRKMMDERGLEKTPGCSSIEVNGKLFEFIVRDKTHPRSDQIYESLIHLTRHMEIVNCFPFTGYDLLLDTDVHCSI is encoded by the coding sequence ATGCACATCATTTCTACATCCTTCAACATCAACTGCTGCAAATCTCTAAACCATTTGAGACTAAAACCACTCTCCAAAATCctttctttttattcttcttctatACTCCCCTGCTCTAAATTACCCCACTACAAAACCAAACTTGAAATATCCCAATGCAAATGGAGGACAAATCATATTTTTGTCCAAACCAATGCACTACTGTCTCTTTTAGAAATCAAATGCAAATACATGACTCAACTCAAACAAATTCAGTCTCAGATGATTATCACTGGCCTATTCTCAGATGGGTTTGCTTCAAGTCGTTTAATAGCCTTTTGTGCCCTCTCAGAAAAGGGTAATCTTAATTATTGTAAAAAGATTTTGTATAATATGGAAAACCCAAATACATTTTCTTGGAATATGGCTATAAGGGGCTGTGGTGAAAGTGAAAACCCCAAAGATGCGATATTTTTGTACAAACAAATGCTTAACATGGAAAACACAAATACATTTTCTTGGAATATGGATATAAGGGGTTGTAGTGTAAGCGAAAACCCCAAAGATTCCATTTTTTTGAACAAACAGATGCTTATAACTAAAGGGAGTGAATGTATTTGTTTGAAGCCTGATAATCATACTTTTCCTTTGTTGCTTAAGATATGCTCTAGATTGGATTTGTATTATATGGGTCAAGAgattcttgtgcatattttgagGTTTGGTCATGATCAAGATGTGTTTGTGCACAATGCAATGATTCATTTTTTGGTTTCTTGTGGGAAGTTGGAGCATGCAAATAAGCTGTTTGATGAAAGTTCTATGAGGGACCTAGTTTCTTGGAATTCACTGATTAATGGTTATGTTAGGACTGGGAGACCGAGGGAGGCGTTGATGGTATTTGAGAAGATGAAAATGGCATCTGTGGAGCCCGATGAAGTTACTATTATTGGGATAGTAGGGGCGTGTGGTCAGCTTAAGAATTTGGAGCTAGGGAGGAGGTTACATAGCTATGTTATGGATACAGGCTTGAATATTCACGTACCACTTTGCAATGCACTCATAGACATGTATGTGAAGAATGAGAGTGTACACGAAGCAAAGGCTTTGTTTGATAGGATGGAGGAGAGGACTATGGTAAGTTGGACTACAATGATTAGTGGGTTTGCTAAATTAGGCCTTTTGGATGCAGCGAGGAGGCTTTTTAATGAGATGCCAGAGAAAGCTATTGTACAGTGGAATGCCTTGATCGGAGGTTATGTCCAAGCTAAGTGTGGTAAAGAGGCACTGGCTTTGTTTCACGAAATGCAAACCATGAATGTAAAACCTGATGAAGTGACTATGGTTAGTTGCCTATCAGCTTGTGCGCAGCTTGGCGCACTTGATATTGGGTTTTGGATTCACCACTACATCAAAAAACATAAGCTTTGTCTAACTGTTTCACTGGGAACTGCGCTTGTTGATATGTATGCCAAATGTGGTAATGTGGAAAAGGCACTTCAAATTTTTCATGAGATGCCCGTGAAAAACTCATTGACTTGGACAGCTGCAATTGGTGCCTTAGCATTTCATGGAAATGGACGTGATGCTTTGTCATATTTTTCGAAGATGGTTGACGGTGGCCTGATACCAGATGATGTCACATTTCTCGGGGTCTTATCAGCTTGTTGTCATGGAGGTTTGGTTGAAGAAGGGCAAAAGCTTTTTGCTGAAATGAGTGCAAATTTCAAAATTCCTCCTAAATCTAAACATTACTGTTGTATGGTGGACCTTTTGGGCAGGGCAGGGCTTTTGCATGAAGTTTATGAGTTTGTCCAGAGAATGCCAATGGCGGCTGATGCTTCAATATGGGGAGCACTGTTTTTTGCTTGTCGAGTTCATGGGAACGTCGAGATGGGGGAAAAGGCAGCTCTGAAACTTCTTGAGTTTGATCCTGGTGATAGTGGAACTTATGTCTTACTTGCTAATATGTATGTTGAAGCAAATATGCGGTTTAAGGCACGAGATGTTAGGAAGATGATGGATGAAAGAGGATTAGAAAAAACACCTGGTTGCAGCTCCATTGAAGTAAATGGAAAACTTTTTGAGTTTATTGTTAGAGACAAGACACATCCACGGTCCGATCAGATTTATGAAAGTTTGATTCACTTAACGAGACATATGGAAATAGTTAATTGTTTTCCATTTACCGGATATGACCTCCTACTCGATACTGATGTTCACTGCTCAATATAA
- the LOC104115941 gene encoding E3 ubiquitin-protein ligase BIG BROTHER-like codes for MNWNQQMEIHYTNAAMPYNSIGSFMDFFGGATYDHVNYIFADPPYGQESLYPSISTNPYKFGYSEAGSFSYYEYGHEYVVNDHVSGIEEHDRHLENPSTATGDQNVAANVHREEISGSNLRTNSVECPRGQINTRDSEVVWQDNIDPDNMTYEELLELGEAVGAQSRGLSQDQISFLPITKFKCGVFSRKKSRKERCVICQMEYKRNDRQITLPCKHLYHAGCGSRWLSINKACPICYSEVAIDTSKR; via the exons ATGAACTGGAATCAGCAAATGGAAATTCATTACACGAACGCTGCTATGCCTTATAATTCAATTGGAAGCTTTATGGATTTCTTTGGAGGTGCTACATATGACCATGTAAATTATATATTTGCCGATCCTCCATATGGTCAG GAGAGTTTATACCCATCCATCAGTACCAATCCCTACAAATTTGGGTACTCCGAAGCAGGTAGTTTCTCATATTACGAATATGGTCATGAATATGTGGTTAATGATCATGTATCTGGAATCGAGGAGCATGATAGACATTTAGAGAACCCTTCAACCGCCACCGGTGACCAGAATGTAGCTGCAAATGTGCATAGAGAAGAAATTTCAGGCTCCAATTTACGCACTAATTCTGTGGAAT GTCCTAGGGGTCAAATTAATACTCGTGACAGTGAG GTTGTTTGGCAAGATAATATCGACCCTGACAACATGACCTATGAG GAATTACTCGAATTGGGGGAGGCTGTTGGAGCTCAAAGCAGAGGTCTTTCCCAAGATCAGATCTCCTTTCTTCCAATCACAAAGTTTAAGTGTGGCGTATTCTCAAGAAAGAAATCAAGAAAGGAAAG GTGTGTCATCTGCCAGATGGAGTACAAACGAAATGACCGACAGATCACTCTTCCCTGCAAACATCTCTATCATGCTGGTTGTGGCAGCAGATGGCTAAGTATCAACAAA GCTTGCCCAATTTGCTACTCGGAAGTGGCGATTGATACATCGAAGCGGTGA